One region of Bacillus pumilus genomic DNA includes:
- a CDS encoding TetR/AcrR family transcriptional regulator, whose translation MKKKEKMIIEAGMKLFASKGYNTTSVQEIADECHMSKGAFYLYFKSKEALLISILHYYYDKVFTRIHEVQTEGGTPKEAYRKQLTVYYDNILQQKDFIKMQLSDRALPMNEETQQLAKQIRLATIQLHIDNIKQVYGDAAIPYMADLCLTIEGMSHVYFELAILYDFQLEAEELAATMIHRIDDLIGGMMARHDLPLISVDQASDWFGPIYERSFDPLTESLLKELREQAEAHYEVKDEPDLFEALGILENELNKQKPRQVIVKGMLHQLKLYAPLQTHSESLLRILKEDHL comes from the coding sequence TTGAAAAAGAAAGAGAAAATGATCATTGAGGCTGGCATGAAATTGTTTGCCAGTAAAGGCTACAATACAACGTCTGTTCAGGAAATTGCGGATGAATGCCACATGTCAAAGGGTGCTTTTTATCTTTATTTTAAATCAAAGGAAGCACTGCTCATTTCAATCTTACATTACTATTACGATAAGGTATTTACCCGGATCCACGAGGTTCAAACAGAGGGCGGCACACCAAAGGAAGCCTACCGCAAGCAGCTTACTGTCTACTACGATAATATTTTGCAGCAAAAGGATTTTATTAAAATGCAGCTGAGCGATCGAGCACTGCCAATGAATGAAGAAACGCAGCAGCTCGCAAAACAAATCAGACTTGCCACCATTCAGCTGCATATTGATAACATTAAGCAGGTATATGGAGATGCAGCGATTCCTTATATGGCTGATCTTTGTTTGACAATTGAGGGCATGAGTCACGTTTATTTTGAGCTTGCGATTTTATATGATTTTCAGCTGGAGGCTGAGGAGCTAGCCGCAACGATGATTCACCGTATCGATGATTTGATAGGCGGTATGATGGCGCGACATGATCTTCCGCTCATCTCTGTAGATCAAGCGAGCGATTGGTTTGGTCCTATTTATGAACGGTCATTCGACCCGCTGACAGAATCTCTTTTAAAAGAATTAAGAGAGCAGGCTGAAGCACACTATGAGGTGAAAGACGAGCCTGATTTATTTGAAGCACTCGGCATTCTAGAAAATGAATTAAACAAACAGAAACCTAGACAAGTCATCGTGAAAGGCATGCTGCATCAATTAAAATTATACGCACCGCTCCAAACCCACTCTGAATCACTTTTGCGTATTTTGAAAGAGGATCATTTGTAG
- the fumC gene encoding class II fumarate hydratase, whose translation MTEFRIEKDTMGEIKVPKDKFWGAQTQRSKENFKIGSEKMPKEVVNAFAILKRSTAIANERLGNLESEKAEAIAAVCDDIISGKYDEHFPLVVWQTGSGTQSNMNMNEVVANRATAYLKDKNSEFSIHPNDDVNRSQSSNDTFPTAMHVAAVLAVYKKLLPAIDQLRATLDEKAKAYQEIVKIGRTHLQDATPLTVGQEISGWVYMLDRSKEMILESTEKMRELAIGGTAVGTGINAHPEFGQYVAEEISKLTGQNFNSSPNKFHALTSHDEITYAHGALKALAADLMKIANDVRWLASGPRCGIGELIIPENEPGSSIMPGKVNPTQSEALTMIAAQIMGNDATIGFAASQGNFELNVFKPVIIYNFLQSVELLADGMNSFHDKCAVGIEPNLETIEKNLNNSLMLVTALNPHIGYENAAKIAKLAHKEGLTLKEAALQLELLTEEQFEEFVKPEEMVTPKAK comes from the coding sequence ATGACAGAATTTAGAATCGAAAAAGATACAATGGGCGAAATCAAGGTGCCAAAGGACAAGTTCTGGGGTGCACAAACACAACGAAGCAAAGAAAATTTCAAAATCGGTTCTGAGAAAATGCCAAAGGAAGTTGTGAATGCGTTTGCAATTTTGAAACGTAGCACAGCGATTGCCAACGAACGTCTTGGCAACCTTGAGAGCGAAAAAGCAGAAGCAATTGCTGCTGTATGTGATGACATCATCAGCGGAAAGTATGACGAGCATTTCCCGCTTGTTGTATGGCAAACAGGTAGCGGGACACAAAGTAACATGAATATGAACGAAGTCGTTGCAAATAGAGCAACTGCTTACTTGAAAGATAAAAATAGTGAGTTCAGCATTCATCCGAATGATGACGTCAACCGTAGCCAAAGCTCAAATGACACATTCCCAACTGCTATGCACGTGGCAGCTGTTTTAGCTGTGTACAAAAAATTATTGCCTGCGATTGATCAATTAAGAGCGACTCTTGATGAGAAAGCAAAAGCATATCAAGAGATTGTTAAAATCGGTCGTACGCATTTGCAAGACGCAACTCCACTGACAGTAGGTCAAGAAATTAGCGGCTGGGTGTACATGCTGGACCGTTCAAAAGAAATGATTCTAGAATCAACTGAAAAAATGAGAGAGCTTGCGATTGGCGGAACAGCTGTTGGTACAGGAATTAACGCACATCCTGAGTTTGGTCAATATGTCGCTGAGGAAATCAGCAAGCTGACAGGTCAAAATTTCAATTCTTCACCAAACAAATTCCATGCGCTGACAAGCCATGATGAAATTACGTATGCACACGGTGCCCTAAAAGCACTTGCAGCTGATTTAATGAAAATTGCCAACGATGTGAGATGGCTGGCAAGTGGTCCTCGCTGCGGAATTGGTGAATTGATCATTCCTGAAAATGAGCCAGGAAGCTCCATTATGCCAGGTAAAGTCAACCCAACTCAAAGTGAAGCCTTAACAATGATCGCAGCACAAATTATGGGGAATGACGCAACAATCGGTTTTGCCGCGAGCCAAGGAAACTTTGAGCTGAACGTATTTAAGCCGGTCATCATCTATAACTTCTTGCAATCAGTTGAATTACTTGCTGACGGTATGAACTCATTCCATGACAAGTGTGCAGTTGGAATCGAACCAAACCTAGAAACAATCGAGAAAAACTTGAACAATTCATTGATGCTTGTGACGGCACTTAACCCGCACATCGGATATGAAAATGCAGCGAAAATTGCAAAGCTTGCTCACAAAGAAGGTTTAACGTTAAAAGAAGCAGCACTTCAATTAGAGCTGTTAACAGAAGAGCAGTTTGAAGAGTTTGTGAAACCAGAAGAAATGGTGACACCGAAAGCAAAATAA
- a CDS encoding YvzF family protein, whose amino-acid sequence MAQIRLAGTKEEIDRILQSFDKHYEVTYTSKDYGKTNPKYKYSKDVRVYIELKLK is encoded by the coding sequence ATGGCACAAATTCGTTTAGCAGGAACAAAAGAGGAGATTGACCGTATTCTACAGTCGTTTGACAAGCATTATGAAGTGACATATACATCAAAGGATTACGGAAAAACGAACCCAAAATACAAATATTCGAAAGATGTCCGCGTTTATATTGAACTAAAATTAAAATAA
- a CDS encoding spore germination protein yields the protein MNQTPLKEHLYDNLSVILPQLKEMDDLVHEKKTLPHGQVVYYLYIKEMNEKMEIQTFLKLLLQDHTSLTKEKLESNLSMMTTRSVKTSEELVDAIFEGHCVVLINGFQHAYILETHGTKKRSLGDSTSETVVRGPKVGFIEDLNTNLALVRQRLKNPDLKTVNMKIGEKKYTQVTIMYIDGIVETSVLKEVKKRLKQVTIDDIQDSGVLEELIEDNVYSPFPQIQNTERPDKVASALNNGRVAIFVDHSPFVLIVPASLATIMQSPDDYYERWIAASLIRMLRFTSIFLTLFLSAIYIALVSFHQGLLPTTLAISISSTRENVPFPPIVEALIMEMTIELLREAGLRLPNPLGQTIGLVGGVVIGQAAVQAHIVSSIMVIIVSVMALASFTVPQYGMGMSFRVLRFVSMFAAATFGLYGIVLFMLVLLTHLTRQKSFGTPYFSPDFVFSYKNEDNSIIRLPLKNQQKGERDGQS from the coding sequence TTGAATCAGACTCCATTGAAAGAGCACTTATACGATAATCTCTCCGTCATTCTCCCGCAATTAAAGGAAATGGATGATTTAGTCCATGAGAAAAAAACGCTGCCTCACGGGCAGGTTGTTTACTATTTATACATAAAAGAAATGAACGAAAAGATGGAGATTCAAACCTTTTTAAAGCTGCTTCTCCAAGATCATACGTCTCTTACAAAAGAAAAGTTGGAATCTAATTTATCCATGATGACGACACGTTCGGTGAAGACCTCTGAAGAATTGGTCGATGCGATTTTTGAAGGGCATTGCGTGGTGCTGATTAATGGATTTCAGCATGCGTATATTTTAGAAACGCATGGAACGAAGAAACGCAGTTTAGGGGATTCTACATCTGAAACAGTCGTAAGAGGGCCGAAAGTTGGCTTCATTGAAGATTTAAACACGAACTTAGCTCTCGTGCGACAGCGCTTGAAAAACCCTGACCTCAAAACAGTTAACATGAAGATCGGGGAAAAGAAATACACCCAAGTGACCATCATGTACATTGACGGTATCGTTGAAACCTCTGTTCTAAAAGAGGTAAAAAAACGGCTCAAGCAAGTCACCATTGATGATATACAAGACTCTGGTGTTCTTGAGGAGCTCATTGAAGACAATGTGTATTCTCCTTTTCCGCAAATTCAAAACACAGAACGGCCTGATAAAGTCGCCTCTGCTTTGAACAATGGGCGAGTCGCCATCTTTGTCGATCATTCGCCTTTTGTGTTAATTGTACCTGCTTCGCTCGCGACGATTATGCAATCACCGGATGATTATTATGAAAGATGGATCGCCGCCTCTCTCATTCGTATGCTGCGGTTTACCTCGATCTTTCTGACATTATTTTTATCAGCCATTTATATTGCGCTTGTGTCGTTCCATCAGGGACTTTTACCAACAACTCTGGCTATTTCGATCTCAAGTACAAGAGAAAATGTCCCCTTTCCGCCTATTGTGGAGGCACTCATCATGGAGATGACGATTGAGCTTCTACGGGAAGCCGGCTTAAGGCTGCCAAACCCGCTCGGTCAAACGATCGGACTTGTTGGCGGGGTTGTCATTGGGCAGGCAGCCGTTCAGGCTCATATTGTGAGCTCAATCATGGTGATTATCGTCAGTGTGATGGCCCTTGCGTCCTTTACTGTTCCTCAATACGGGATGGGCATGTCCTTTCGTGTGCTCCGCTTTGTGTCCATGTTTGCTGCGGCTACCTTTGGTTTATACGGGATTGTGCTGTTTATGCTCGTACTCCTTACTCATCTCACACGGCAAAAAAGTTTTGGCACACCGTATTTCTCACCAGATTTTGTGTTCAGCTATAAAAACGAGGACAATTCCATTATTCGATTGCCCTTAAAAAATCAACAGAAAGGAGAACGAGATGGTCAATCATAA
- a CDS encoding GerAB/ArcD/ProY family transporter gives MVNHKESISSYQASAIIANTTLGASMMILPRSMAQAAATPDGWIALLLTSVIYIVFIFANVLMMKKVPFSSYYDYTNEGLGKWIGALANLLIIIYFLGVASYEVRAMSEMVKFFLLQNTPVAVTMISFIVVGFYLVIGGIGDLARLFPFILIVTLIILFVAYGLSLQEFKLDNLRPVLGEGFSPVFNSLNASAISFVGIEMILFMPAYLNTQKHTFAYGTVGFLIPAIIYIFTYMMVIGALTVKETATLTWPTIALFQSFDIQGIFIERIDSFLLIVWLIQLYTSFVGYTFFAAIGVSKLTKFPKKVVLVLMGIVIYFAAIFPKDVDTVRNYLTYVNNLFFLLFGILPFLLFIIVFFKRRRNTT, from the coding sequence ATGGTCAATCATAAAGAGTCGATATCAAGCTATCAGGCAAGTGCCATTATTGCAAATACAACACTAGGCGCAAGTATGATGATTCTGCCACGTTCAATGGCTCAGGCTGCGGCTACACCTGATGGCTGGATTGCACTCTTACTTACGAGTGTCATTTACATTGTGTTTATTTTTGCAAATGTCCTGATGATGAAAAAAGTCCCCTTCTCCTCATATTATGATTATACGAATGAGGGACTTGGAAAATGGATTGGCGCGCTTGCCAATCTTTTGATTATTATTTATTTTCTTGGCGTTGCCAGCTATGAAGTACGGGCTATGTCAGAAATGGTCAAATTCTTTCTGCTTCAAAACACGCCAGTAGCCGTGACAATGATCAGCTTTATTGTAGTTGGGTTTTATTTGGTGATTGGCGGAATTGGTGATTTAGCCCGGCTTTTCCCTTTTATACTGATTGTGACGCTCATCATCTTATTTGTCGCTTATGGGCTTAGTCTCCAAGAATTTAAGTTAGATAACCTCCGTCCCGTTTTAGGAGAGGGGTTCTCCCCTGTCTTCAATTCCTTGAATGCATCTGCCATATCGTTTGTCGGCATTGAAATGATACTGTTTATGCCTGCTTATCTGAACACACAAAAACACACCTTTGCTTATGGGACAGTCGGCTTTTTGATTCCTGCGATTATTTATATTTTCACTTATATGATGGTGATTGGTGCGCTGACTGTTAAAGAAACGGCGACTTTGACTTGGCCGACCATTGCCTTATTTCAATCATTTGATATTCAGGGGATTTTTATTGAACGAATTGACTCCTTTTTGCTTATCGTTTGGCTGATTCAGCTTTATACAAGCTTTGTCGGATATACATTTTTTGCTGCAATCGGGGTGTCTAAACTGACCAAGTTTCCTAAAAAAGTGGTCCTTGTTTTAATGGGAATTGTGATTTACTTTGCAGCGATTTTTCCAAAGGATGTCGATACAGTGCGAAATTATTTAACCTATGTGAACAACCTCTTTTTCCTGCTGTTCGGCATTCTCCCGTTTCTCTTATTTATCATCGTATTTTTCAAAAGGAGGCGGAACACAACATGA
- a CDS encoding Ger(x)C family spore germination protein: MKKKAAVALLTLVLLSGCWDSTNIEELNMAIGFAVDKGDQGNKLKVSMQVLVPQKISQESNIKDPTKIIETNGDSVHQIFRTTALKSHRIFAQQLRVFLFSEELINENDFDLVINQFIRDNETRRGGLVFMTSKNPGDMLKINDDGQPASTILYDLSENRKSTIRMFKTSSLGDISSAMQNNVSFAIPKVSVDQGKLMIDGASIIKNKRFLTNISPLAVQSYNLLTGDGLGGVIEFEYEHSIYSFEIFKLKHHIKTNKSASGKYQFDVSVELDGRLSEDWNERENAFNEKYLREIEGVVKRRIETSVKDFIGELQHEIKADICGFYQKASIAYPKDFRKEAKHWDEIFSESDIRYKANVKIRDFGTKGATQSL; the protein is encoded by the coding sequence ATGAAAAAGAAAGCAGCTGTTGCTCTTTTGACGCTAGTTCTATTAAGTGGTTGCTGGGATAGCACAAATATTGAGGAGCTTAACATGGCGATTGGATTTGCAGTAGACAAAGGGGACCAAGGGAATAAATTAAAGGTATCTATGCAAGTCCTCGTTCCTCAAAAGATCTCTCAGGAATCAAACATCAAAGACCCTACGAAAATCATTGAAACAAACGGGGATTCTGTGCATCAAATATTCCGCACAACGGCGCTGAAAAGCCATCGCATTTTCGCACAGCAGCTACGGGTGTTTTTGTTTTCTGAGGAACTCATCAATGAGAATGATTTCGACCTCGTCATTAATCAATTCATTCGAGACAATGAAACGAGGAGAGGAGGCCTCGTCTTTATGACCTCTAAGAATCCTGGAGACATGCTGAAAATCAATGACGACGGACAGCCAGCCTCTACGATCTTATACGATCTTTCTGAGAATAGAAAATCGACCATTCGCATGTTTAAGACTAGCTCATTAGGAGATATTTCTTCTGCCATGCAAAACAATGTATCTTTCGCTATTCCGAAAGTCAGCGTCGATCAAGGAAAATTAATGATCGATGGAGCCTCTATTATTAAGAATAAGCGATTTCTCACCAATATCTCTCCGTTAGCAGTACAGTCATATAATCTGTTAACTGGAGACGGACTGGGTGGAGTCATTGAATTTGAATATGAACACAGCATCTACTCTTTTGAGATTTTCAAACTCAAGCACCATATTAAAACCAATAAATCAGCCAGCGGAAAATATCAATTTGATGTGTCAGTGGAACTTGATGGACGATTGTCTGAGGATTGGAATGAACGTGAAAACGCTTTTAATGAAAAGTATCTCAGAGAAATCGAAGGCGTTGTCAAGCGTCGAATAGAGACAAGCGTTAAAGATTTCATCGGTGAATTACAGCACGAGATCAAAGCAGATATTTGCGGATTCTATCAAAAGGCGAGTATTGCCTACCCGAAAGATTTTCGAAAAGAGGCAAAACATTGGGATGAAATTTTTAGTGAATCAGATATTCGTTACAAAGCAAATGTGAAAATCCGTGACTTCGGGACTAAGGGCGCAACACAATCCTTATAG
- a CDS encoding response regulator — translation MIRVLLIDDHEMVRMGLAAFLEAQADIEVIGEASDGQKGVELAVELRPDVILMDLVMEGMDGIEATKRICQEIEDARIIVLTSFIDDDKVYPVIEAGALSYLLKTSKAGEIADAIRSASIGEPRLESKVAGKVMNKLRHSSNGSILHDALTAREMEILKLIADGKSNKVIAEELFITIKTVKTHITNILSKLDVEDRTQAAVYAHRHKLIQ, via the coding sequence ATGATTCGAGTGCTTTTAATCGACGATCACGAAATGGTGAGAATGGGGCTTGCTGCTTTTTTAGAGGCACAGGCTGATATTGAAGTCATTGGTGAAGCGTCAGATGGACAAAAAGGTGTAGAGCTCGCAGTTGAATTAAGGCCAGATGTCATTTTAATGGATCTTGTCATGGAAGGCATGGATGGCATCGAAGCAACGAAAAGAATTTGTCAGGAAATTGAAGATGCTCGAATTATCGTTCTGACGAGCTTTATTGACGATGATAAAGTTTATCCAGTGATTGAAGCAGGTGCTTTAAGTTATTTATTAAAAACATCCAAGGCAGGAGAAATTGCAGATGCCATTCGGTCTGCAAGTATCGGCGAACCAAGACTAGAATCAAAAGTAGCTGGAAAGGTGATGAATAAACTTCGTCATTCCTCAAATGGATCGATCCTTCATGATGCATTAACAGCAAGGGAAATGGAAATCTTGAAGCTGATTGCCGATGGGAAATCGAATAAGGTCATTGCTGAGGAACTATTTATTACAATTAAAACAGTGAAGACACATATTACAAACATTCTTTCCAAACTCGATGTAGAAGACCGGACGCAAGCGGCTGTGTATGCGCATCGTCATAAGCTGATTCAATAA
- the liaF gene encoding cell wall-active antibiotics response protein LiaF, which produces MRFSRNQILGIIVVIFGINLFLKIIGIGADLFWPVFFALAGYWLHSRSKRWLGSVSYIFAGFLFLKFLLNITFSLTGYLFAAFLIYAGYRLLKNKPVFDVDKKEAPESDKPSLKVNLEKEGEQKKTKSQTKPRKEHDFFIGEVRLMKKPFQLSDLTISGFIGDVKIDLSKAIIAEEESTIVISGLIGDVDIFVPQDIEVCVSASAAIGDMKIIDEKRSGFGSKVYVMTDNYDESKRKVKISISLLIGDVDVRYL; this is translated from the coding sequence CTGCGTTTTTCAAGGAATCAAATTTTAGGCATCATTGTCGTGATTTTTGGTATTAATCTATTTCTCAAAATTATTGGGATCGGAGCCGATTTGTTTTGGCCTGTGTTTTTTGCGCTTGCGGGCTATTGGCTGCACTCAAGATCCAAACGTTGGCTCGGTTCAGTTTCCTATATTTTTGCCGGCTTTCTCTTTTTAAAATTCCTGCTCAATATTACATTTAGTCTCACAGGATATTTATTTGCGGCCTTTTTGATATATGCCGGCTATCGCTTATTGAAAAACAAACCTGTTTTTGATGTCGATAAAAAGGAAGCACCGGAGAGCGATAAGCCTTCATTGAAAGTCAATCTTGAAAAAGAGGGCGAGCAAAAGAAAACAAAGAGCCAGACAAAGCCGCGCAAGGAGCATGACTTTTTTATCGGTGAAGTCAGGCTGATGAAAAAGCCGTTTCAATTAAGTGATTTGACGATTTCAGGGTTTATCGGGGATGTCAAAATCGACTTATCAAAGGCCATCATCGCAGAAGAAGAGAGCACGATCGTGATAAGCGGGCTCATCGGAGATGTGGATATTTTCGTACCGCAGGATATTGAAGTATGTGTGAGTGCTTCAGCTGCCATTGGTGATATGAAAATTATTGATGAAAAAAGAAGCGGATTCGGCAGTAAAGTGTATGTGATGACAGACAATTACGATGAGAGCAAACGAAAAGTGAAAATCTCCATCTCTTTACTGATCGGAGATGTGGATGTGAGATACTTATGA
- a CDS encoding DUF4097 domain-containing protein produces MKRLIGLICILVGVFLMIGMLFKNENLFHLSFSREKAVTTASAKKDEIDQLDISLSGFRVKVKPENRSDISVMVVGGKGKMYAEQTGSTFKIRAENKGFLFFTSFEKGELLVKMPTDYHKNVKITGGSGVSEMDGEGKLALEDVILKSTSGNLNAENFSANNVEIKATSGRLSVSHIDAKNSDIGATSGRADIKDVKGEMQLEMTSGRLTASFDTIESPVSFHMTSGSAKFNLPDEGDFNVQVKKTSGSVDHTYHFDQADSEGRGFTGTRGKGTHLVDIEMTSGNLKLR; encoded by the coding sequence ATGAAGCGGTTAATCGGTCTAATTTGTATACTTGTAGGTGTCTTTTTAATGATTGGGATGCTTTTCAAAAACGAAAATCTCTTTCATTTGAGTTTCTCCCGTGAAAAAGCAGTCACAACAGCTTCAGCGAAAAAAGATGAAATTGATCAATTAGATATTTCTCTTTCTGGATTTCGCGTGAAGGTAAAACCTGAAAATCGTTCCGATATTTCCGTGATGGTCGTAGGTGGAAAAGGGAAAATGTATGCGGAACAAACAGGCAGTACATTTAAAATCCGTGCTGAAAATAAAGGATTCTTGTTTTTCACTTCATTTGAAAAAGGAGAACTCTTAGTCAAAATGCCAACAGATTATCATAAAAATGTGAAGATTACGGGTGGAAGCGGGGTCAGTGAGATGGACGGCGAAGGGAAGCTGGCACTTGAAGATGTGATCCTCAAATCAACAAGCGGAAACCTCAATGCCGAGAATTTCTCAGCAAACAATGTCGAAATCAAAGCGACATCTGGCAGACTCTCTGTGTCTCACATCGATGCGAAAAATAGCGATATTGGAGCAACCTCAGGGCGTGCCGATATTAAAGATGTCAAAGGCGAAATGCAGCTAGAAATGACAAGTGGTAGATTGACGGCAAGTTTTGATACCATTGAATCACCTGTCTCTTTTCACATGACATCAGGCAGCGCAAAATTTAACCTGCCGGATGAAGGAGATTTTAATGTCCAAGTGAAAAAAACAAGTGGAAGTGTCGATCACACCTATCACTTTGATCAAGCAGATAGTGAAGGTCGAGGCTTTACAGGCACGCGGGGAAAAGGGACACACTTAGTCGATATTGAAATGACAAGCGGAAACTTAAAGCTGCGGTAA
- the liaH gene encoding stress responsive protein LiaH, protein MVFRRMRDMFVATVNEGLDKMENPRVMLNQYVRDMEDDIAKAKHAIIKQQTIQQGFLRKAEETEAFADKRKKQAELAFHAGEEELARKALTEMKYFEEKHQEYQEAYQQSVKQLKELKEQLQQLETKLRDIKDKKQALIARANAAQAKQHMNESMNKVDSESAYKEFLRMENRIEEMETKAGSYTQFEDQGAYAHLDYADEVEKEWQKLKLEKKPEQQQAN, encoded by the coding sequence ATGGTATTTAGAAGAATGAGAGATATGTTTGTTGCAACGGTCAATGAGGGCTTAGATAAAATGGAGAATCCACGTGTCATGCTGAATCAGTACGTTCGTGATATGGAGGACGATATTGCCAAAGCGAAACATGCGATCATCAAACAGCAAACGATTCAACAAGGCTTCCTGCGCAAAGCAGAAGAGACGGAAGCATTTGCTGATAAAAGAAAGAAGCAGGCTGAGCTGGCATTTCATGCAGGAGAAGAAGAATTAGCACGAAAAGCGCTCACAGAAATGAAGTATTTTGAAGAAAAGCATCAGGAATATCAGGAAGCTTATCAGCAATCTGTGAAACAATTAAAAGAGCTAAAAGAGCAATTGCAACAGTTAGAAACGAAGCTGCGTGATATTAAAGACAAGAAGCAGGCACTCATAGCAAGAGCAAATGCCGCACAGGCAAAGCAGCATATGAACGAATCTATGAATAAAGTAGATAGTGAAAGTGCATATAAAGAATTTCTTCGAATGGAGAACCGTATCGAAGAAATGGAGACAAAAGCGGGCAGCTATACACAATTTGAGGATCAAGGAGCATATGCTCATCTAGACTATGCTGATGAGGTTGAAAAAGAATGGCAGAAGCTCAAGCTGGAGAAGAAGCCTGAGCAGCAGCAAGCAAACTAA
- a CDS encoding AraC family transcriptional regulator, with translation MVESQNKWYLDQVKGRCRTLINRDQLADLFASHSFHIQEIYRLVIQPHSTLSEFKTESAGFLLSIRGEARLNINGKSYDLQPGSVMHVTPGCQLALQVISQSEYEYHSLFYHLNCDKESDCDTAFKLETGANPRIIELLTMLHQNVHAPGGMGKLRVKELFLRILYQMLMGCKQKESSPNERIIEEAVAYIRGQYMNPLTLQDLAELCDMNPKSFSYFFHKYTGLHPIDYVIQYRMERAREILKAGNIPIRDVSMTVGYPNPLYFSRLFKKKFGVPPSAYTAK, from the coding sequence ATGGTAGAATCACAGAATAAGTGGTATTTAGATCAAGTCAAAGGCAGGTGTCGTACATTGATAAATAGAGATCAACTAGCTGATCTATTTGCTAGTCATTCTTTTCACATACAAGAAATCTATCGTTTAGTTATCCAGCCCCATAGTACATTAAGTGAGTTTAAGACAGAAAGTGCTGGCTTTCTTTTAAGCATTCGCGGGGAAGCTAGACTGAATATCAATGGGAAGAGCTACGATTTGCAGCCAGGGTCCGTCATGCATGTAACACCAGGATGCCAGCTGGCCCTGCAGGTGATCAGTCAATCAGAATACGAGTACCATTCACTTTTCTATCATTTGAATTGTGATAAGGAATCTGACTGTGACACTGCTTTCAAGCTGGAAACGGGAGCAAATCCGAGAATCATTGAATTACTCACCATGCTCCACCAAAATGTTCATGCACCTGGCGGGATGGGAAAACTTCGAGTCAAGGAATTATTTTTGCGCATCCTATATCAAATGCTAATGGGCTGTAAGCAGAAAGAGAGCTCTCCTAATGAAAGGATCATCGAGGAAGCCGTCGCTTATATTAGAGGGCAATATATGAATCCATTAACACTCCAGGATCTCGCTGAACTGTGCGATATGAATCCTAAAAGCTTCTCATACTTTTTCCATAAATATACCGGACTTCACCCAATTGACTATGTCATCCAGTATCGTATGGAAAGAGCGCGTGAAATACTAAAAGCAGGTAATATTCCCATCCGTGATGTTTCTATGACTGTCGGCTATCCCAATCCGCTATATTTTAGCAGACTATTTAAAAAGAAATTCGGAGTGCCGCCTAGCGCATATACCGCTAAATAA